One genomic segment of Actinoplanes ianthinogenes includes these proteins:
- a CDS encoding Ms5788A family Cys-rich leader peptide produces the protein MSLLLTKRRAIDLCRVAACLCRSV, from the coding sequence ATGAGCCTGTTGCTCACGAAAAGGCGCGCGATCGACCTGTGTCGCGTGGCCGCGTGCCTGTGTCGCTCCGTCTGA
- a CDS encoding glycerol-3-phosphate dehydrogenase/oxidase has product MRDPSVSRYTAGRLSPIRRASDLRRLRDEQFDVLVIGGGVTGAGAAVDAASRGLKVALVEARDFAAGTSSRSSKLIHGGLRYLEQLELHLVHEALTERGLLATRLAPHLVRPVPILVPLPSANPAQRVWQRGYYGLGVAAYDVFAGVFGGGRGMPLHRHLSRDGARHIFPSLRADKITGAIRYYDGQMDDARLVVNLARTAAAQGAAVVTSARVTGFLREARQVVGVKVKDLESPGSEEFEVRAKTVVAATGVWSDDMSQMLHDVGLRPGFKVRASKGVHLVVPRSAITGEAGLILRTATSVLFVLPWGGHWIIGTTDTDWQLDRSHPAASARDIRYLLDQVNEVLDRPLTTDDIEGVYAGLRPLLSGEADSTSKLSREHAVIEPMLGLMLVAGGKYTTYRVMAADVIDRAVRRLGGSFRESRTDQLPLLGADGYSAAWRDRQDMARRHGVTTGVVEHLLERYGTLTVHLLAMMAAEPELAVPLDGAPEYLAVEVAYAALAEGALHLDDVLTRRTRISFETSHRGSESAEHAARLMGQVLGWDDTIRTREVEHYLARVTAERESQTMPDDLTADAARVGAPDVRGLAGDRRTDLLEIDL; this is encoded by the coding sequence GTGCGTGATCCCTCCGTCTCCCGCTACACAGCCGGCCGGCTCTCCCCGATCCGCCGGGCCTCCGATCTGCGGCGGCTGCGCGACGAACAGTTCGACGTCCTGGTGATCGGTGGTGGGGTCACCGGCGCCGGCGCGGCGGTCGACGCCGCCTCCCGCGGGCTCAAGGTGGCCCTGGTCGAGGCGCGTGACTTCGCCGCCGGCACGTCCAGCCGCTCCAGCAAACTCATCCACGGCGGCCTGCGTTACCTGGAGCAGCTCGAGCTGCACCTGGTGCACGAGGCGCTGACCGAGCGCGGGCTGCTGGCCACCCGGCTCGCCCCGCACCTGGTCCGCCCGGTGCCGATCCTGGTGCCGCTGCCGTCCGCCAACCCGGCCCAGCGCGTCTGGCAGCGGGGTTACTACGGGCTCGGCGTGGCGGCGTACGACGTCTTCGCCGGCGTCTTCGGTGGTGGCCGGGGCATGCCGCTGCACCGGCACCTGAGCCGGGACGGCGCCCGGCACATCTTCCCCAGCCTGCGCGCCGACAAGATCACCGGCGCGATCCGGTATTACGACGGCCAGATGGACGACGCCCGCCTGGTGGTCAACCTGGCCCGCACCGCGGCCGCCCAGGGCGCCGCGGTGGTCACCAGCGCCCGGGTGACCGGCTTCCTGCGCGAGGCCCGCCAGGTGGTCGGGGTCAAGGTCAAGGACCTGGAGTCGCCCGGCTCGGAGGAGTTCGAGGTCCGCGCCAAGACGGTGGTCGCCGCCACCGGTGTGTGGAGCGACGACATGTCGCAGATGCTGCACGACGTCGGGCTCCGGCCCGGCTTCAAGGTGCGCGCGTCCAAGGGGGTGCACCTGGTGGTGCCCCGCTCGGCGATCACCGGCGAGGCCGGGCTGATCCTGCGGACCGCCACCTCGGTGCTGTTCGTGCTCCCCTGGGGCGGTCACTGGATCATCGGCACCACGGACACCGACTGGCAGCTCGACCGGTCCCATCCGGCCGCGTCCGCCCGCGACATCCGTTACCTGCTCGACCAGGTCAACGAGGTGCTCGACCGGCCGCTGACCACCGACGACATCGAGGGGGTGTATGCCGGGCTGCGCCCGCTGCTCTCCGGCGAGGCGGACAGCACCTCGAAACTGTCCCGCGAGCACGCGGTGATCGAGCCGATGCTGGGCCTGATGCTGGTGGCCGGCGGCAAGTACACGACGTACCGGGTGATGGCCGCCGACGTGATCGACCGCGCGGTGCGCCGGCTGGGCGGCTCGTTCCGCGAGTCCCGCACCGACCAGCTGCCGCTGCTCGGCGCCGACGGCTATTCGGCCGCCTGGCGGGACCGGCAGGACATGGCCCGGCGGCACGGCGTCACCACCGGCGTGGTCGAGCACCTGCTGGAGCGGTACGGCACGCTGACCGTCCACCTGCTCGCCATGATGGCCGCCGAGCCGGAACTGGCCGTCCCGCTCGACGGCGCCCCGGAATATCTGGCGGTCGAGGTGGCCTACGCCGCGCTCGCCGAGGGCGCCCTGCACCTGGACGACGTGCTGACCCGCCGTACCCGGATCTCCTTCGAGACCTCGCACCGCGGCTCCGAGTCGGCCGAGCACGCCGCCCGCCTGATGGGCCAGGTGCTCGGCTGGGACGACACGATCCGCACCCGCGAGGTCGAGCACTACCTGGCCCGGGTCACCGCCGAGCGCGAGTCGCAGACCATGCCGGACGACCTGACCGCCGACGCCGCCCGCGTCGGCGCCCCGGACGTCCGGGGCCTGGCCGGCGACCGCCGCACCGACCTCCTCGAGATCGACCTTTGA
- a CDS encoding DUF1416 domain-containing protein — MTANTTAATANIAAGCAAPDQSAPLPASVDLEKETVITGIVSSAEGEAVGGAYVRLLDGSGEFTAEVVTSPEGVFRFFAAPGSWTLRALSRFGNGELAVDVTRGVNEVSLSVATA; from the coding sequence ATGACTGCCAACACCACGGCGGCGACCGCCAACATCGCGGCCGGTTGCGCCGCTCCCGACCAGTCCGCTCCCCTCCCCGCGAGCGTCGACCTGGAGAAGGAAACCGTCATCACCGGCATCGTGAGCAGCGCCGAAGGCGAGGCCGTGGGCGGCGCCTACGTTCGCCTGCTGGACGGCTCCGGTGAGTTCACCGCCGAGGTCGTCACCTCGCCGGAGGGCGTGTTCCGCTTCTTCGCCGCCCCGGGCTCCTGGACGCTGCGCGCGCTCAGCCGGTTCGGCAACGGCGAGCTCGCGGTCGACGTGACCCGCGGCGTCAACGAGGTCTCCCTCAGCGTCGCCACCGCCTGA
- a CDS encoding HD domain-containing protein — protein sequence MAIVTSLPDRFRAAARGAGATAADADLDSAANYLLSRWTEPQRHYHDVTHLSAVLDVVDQFAGLAPNPDRVRLAAWMHDAVYDPRALGDANERDSAEFAQGLLLTLGVPEEVAAEVARLVGLTAGHATEDNDPDGELLCDADLAILAADEERYARYTTAIRREYAHVPDSDFRAGRSRVLQELLKLPSIYRLAPIRDEWEAAAQANLKAELELLA from the coding sequence ATGGCCATCGTGACATCTTTGCCCGACCGATTCCGGGCGGCGGCGCGCGGCGCCGGCGCCACCGCCGCCGACGCCGATCTCGACTCCGCCGCAAACTACCTGCTCAGCCGCTGGACCGAGCCGCAACGTCACTATCACGACGTGACCCACCTCTCGGCCGTGCTGGACGTGGTCGACCAGTTCGCCGGCCTCGCGCCGAACCCGGACCGCGTGCGCCTGGCCGCCTGGATGCACGACGCGGTCTACGATCCGCGGGCGCTGGGCGACGCGAACGAGCGGGACAGCGCCGAGTTCGCCCAGGGGCTGCTGCTCACGCTGGGCGTGCCGGAGGAGGTGGCGGCCGAGGTCGCGCGCCTGGTCGGGCTGACCGCCGGGCACGCCACCGAGGACAACGACCCGGACGGCGAGCTGCTCTGCGACGCCGACCTGGCGATCCTGGCCGCCGACGAGGAACGCTACGCCCGCTACACGACGGCGATCCGCCGCGAGTACGCACACGTCCCGGACAGCGACTTCCGCGCCGGCCGCAGCCGAGTCCTCCAGGAGCTGCTGAAACTCCCGTCGATCTACCGCCTCGCCCCGATCCGCGACGAATGGGAGGCGGCAGCCCAGGCCAATCTCAAGGCCGAGCTGGAGTTGCTCGCCTGA
- a CDS encoding FUSC family protein has product MIGVAKDRADAVARRARAGLMLALQAGLAAGLAWYVAHDLIGRPAPFFAPIAAVITLASSVGQRMRRTAELVAGVAVGIGIGDGIILLIGTGPVQIGLIVLLAVLVATAAGGGPPLIVQSASSAVLVATLTVQTGHPWTRFFDALVGGGVGLVVMTVLLPINPLSVVRRAADPALRAFTAGLHEAALGLAEGDPDVIHAALTRLRSAEGTFEAFRTAIDAARENVAFAPARWRTRGALAQYVEGAPQLTYALRNVRVMIRRAQTALNDRERVPEVLPASVRHLGDAVDLLRQEWARGAEPVATRERALRAASESGRAYETGVGYSGGVVVAQIRTSVADLLRATGVEYAEATRQVRAAVGWRGRPHGARNRAARSRPAAPPPESDAS; this is encoded by the coding sequence ATGATCGGCGTCGCGAAGGATCGGGCCGATGCGGTCGCCCGCCGGGCCCGGGCCGGACTGATGCTCGCCCTGCAAGCGGGCCTTGCGGCGGGCCTGGCGTGGTATGTCGCACACGATCTCATCGGCCGGCCGGCGCCGTTCTTCGCCCCGATCGCCGCGGTGATCACCCTGGCCTCCTCGGTCGGTCAGCGGATGCGGCGGACGGCCGAGCTGGTCGCCGGGGTCGCGGTCGGCATCGGCATCGGTGACGGGATCATCCTGCTGATCGGTACCGGCCCGGTGCAGATCGGGCTGATCGTGCTGCTCGCCGTGCTGGTGGCGACCGCGGCCGGTGGCGGACCACCGCTGATCGTGCAGTCCGCGTCCTCGGCGGTGCTGGTCGCCACGCTGACCGTGCAGACCGGGCATCCGTGGACCAGGTTCTTCGACGCGCTCGTGGGTGGCGGGGTCGGCCTGGTGGTGATGACCGTGCTGCTGCCGATCAACCCGCTCAGCGTGGTGCGGCGGGCCGCCGATCCGGCGCTGCGCGCCTTCACCGCCGGGCTGCACGAGGCCGCCCTCGGGCTCGCCGAGGGCGATCCGGACGTCATCCATGCCGCGCTGACCAGGTTGCGGTCCGCCGAGGGGACGTTCGAGGCTTTTCGTACGGCGATCGACGCGGCCCGGGAGAACGTGGCGTTCGCCCCGGCGCGCTGGCGGACCCGGGGCGCGCTGGCGCAGTACGTGGAGGGCGCCCCGCAGCTGACCTACGCGCTGCGCAACGTGCGAGTGATGATCCGCCGGGCGCAGACCGCGCTGAACGACCGGGAGCGGGTGCCGGAGGTGCTGCCCGCCTCGGTCCGGCACCTGGGCGACGCCGTCGACCTGCTCCGGCAGGAGTGGGCGCGCGGGGCCGAGCCGGTGGCCACCCGGGAGCGGGCGCTGCGGGCGGCGAGCGAGTCCGGGCGGGCGTACGAGACCGGAGTCGGTTACTCCGGTGGCGTGGTGGTGGCCCAGATCCGTACCTCGGTGGCCGATCTGCTGCGCGCCACCGGCGTCGAGTATGCCGAGGCCACCCGCCAGGTGCGGGCCGCCGTGGGCTGGCGCGGGCGGCCGCACGGGGCGCGCAACCGGGCCGCCCGCTCGCGACCGGCCGCGCCCCCGCCGGAGTCGGACGCGAGCTGA
- a CDS encoding PrsW family intramembrane metalloprotease produces MADVSPTGSPDPVDHHSSPPAPALASSAPPAPSSAPSPAPQFAPAPQSWPADGVAPPYAPVTVTAEAVPSDAVPPFPAEMVQTVAPIPGRRAGWRRWLPITLVILLIAGAAIGMLVFLGFSIGLAGLAVGLTAAILPVPLLASAFAWLDRYEPEPVKYLIFCFAWGAAVATAAALAVNTGAAWLFDKIGLPDALVAVLVAPFIEESMKALGPVLLFWKRRAEWSGITDGIVYCGLSALGFAMVENVLYLGGHGYAAGASEYGPATGLTNVFAIFIVRILFTGFAHPLFTSMTGIGLGIAARSANKNVRWLAPIGGLLLAMMLHGTFNLLPTLSAATGESLIMLYGYLGFMVPFFFTVVGFAIALRSWEGRLAERVLHHYVHTGWFAPPEVAALGSLGRRHSARQWAKRVAGPPGGKAMRNFQFAATRLALLRDGMQRGLAGDPLEMAKAAAEERELLGAVTGYRSVFAGRDPQTPPAWWDGRTYQITFPDGVVRTVAPPAEPVMPVPVRLPPPMPAYPGGYGPGYGPPPGYGPPPGYGPPPFAPPPGPQYPGQAPYK; encoded by the coding sequence ATGGCCGACGTTTCGCCGACCGGGTCACCCGATCCGGTCGATCACCACAGCTCTCCACCGGCGCCCGCGCTGGCTTCGTCGGCCCCACCGGCCCCTTCGTCGGCCCCTTCGCCGGCACCGCAGTTCGCGCCGGCACCGCAGTCCTGGCCGGCCGACGGCGTGGCGCCGCCCTATGCGCCGGTCACGGTGACCGCCGAGGCGGTCCCGTCGGACGCGGTGCCCCCGTTCCCGGCCGAGATGGTGCAGACCGTCGCCCCGATCCCGGGCCGCCGGGCCGGCTGGCGCCGCTGGCTGCCGATCACCCTGGTGATCCTGCTGATCGCCGGCGCCGCCATCGGCATGCTGGTCTTCCTGGGCTTCAGCATCGGCCTGGCCGGCCTGGCCGTCGGCCTGACCGCGGCGATCCTCCCGGTCCCGCTGCTGGCCAGCGCGTTCGCCTGGCTGGATCGGTATGAGCCGGAGCCGGTCAAATATCTGATCTTCTGCTTCGCCTGGGGCGCCGCGGTGGCGACCGCCGCGGCGCTCGCCGTGAACACCGGCGCCGCCTGGCTGTTCGACAAGATCGGCCTGCCGGACGCGCTGGTCGCGGTCCTGGTCGCGCCGTTCATCGAGGAGTCGATGAAAGCGCTCGGCCCGGTCCTGCTGTTCTGGAAACGTCGCGCCGAGTGGTCCGGCATCACCGACGGCATCGTCTACTGCGGGCTCTCCGCGCTCGGCTTCGCCATGGTGGAAAACGTGCTCTACCTCGGCGGTCACGGCTACGCCGCGGGCGCCAGTGAGTACGGCCCGGCCACCGGCCTGACCAACGTCTTCGCCATCTTCATCGTCCGGATCCTGTTCACCGGCTTCGCGCACCCGCTGTTCACCTCGATGACCGGCATCGGCCTGGGCATCGCGGCCCGCTCCGCGAACAAGAACGTGCGCTGGCTGGCCCCGATCGGCGGCCTGCTCCTGGCGATGATGCTGCACGGCACGTTCAACCTGCTGCCGACGCTCTCCGCGGCCACCGGCGAGTCGCTGATCATGCTCTACGGCTATCTCGGCTTCATGGTGCCGTTCTTCTTCACCGTGGTCGGTTTCGCGATCGCGCTGCGCAGCTGGGAGGGCCGGCTGGCCGAGCGGGTGCTGCACCACTACGTGCACACCGGCTGGTTCGCGCCGCCCGAGGTGGCCGCGCTGGGCAGCCTGGGCCGGCGGCACTCGGCCCGGCAGTGGGCCAAGCGGGTGGCCGGTCCGCCCGGGGGCAAGGCGATGCGCAACTTCCAGTTCGCCGCGACCCGGCTGGCGCTGCTGCGGGACGGCATGCAGCGGGGGCTGGCGGGTGACCCGCTGGAGATGGCGAAAGCGGCCGCCGAGGAGCGGGAGCTGCTCGGGGCGGTCACCGGGTACCGGTCGGTGTTCGCCGGGCGGGACCCGCAGACGCCGCCGGCGTGGTGGGACGGGCGGACCTACCAGATCACGTTCCCGGACGGGGTGGTGCGCACGGTGGCGCCGCCGGCCGAGCCGGTGATGCCGGTGCCGGTGCGGCTGCCTCCGCCGATGCCGGCCTACCCGGGCGGTTACGGGCCTGGTTACGGGCCCCCGCCGGGTTACGGGCCGCCGCCCGGTTACGGGCCGCCGCCGTTCGCGCCGCCGCCGGGGCCGCAGTATCCGGGGCAGGCGCCTTACAAGTAG
- a CDS encoding AI-2E family transporter, which yields MARVTRPPREPEPEEDDFVPPQPEPAVVHGSTSSLDDVDVPHSLRIAAAWSWRLIVVGLVGYAGLKFIGMVELVVVPLTIALLLTALLGPAVGWLLKLHLPRSLATFLVLVGGLGAVVGTLTLVVNQFIDGVPQLTEKASAGVRQIQDWARTGPLHLSDKQVDQAIDSAQNWVNDNTSSLTSTGISTAATVFELLTGLLLVLFATFFFLRDGRKIWRFMVRLFPVNARWSLADAGDASWATLGAYVRATVLVAFIDAVGIGLALLVLDVQFAFPLAALVFLGAFIPIVGAAVSGSVAVLVALVTQGWVVALITLGAVILVQQLEGHVLQPLIMGRAVAIHPLAVIIGIACGVVLAGIIGALVAVPLIAVLNTGIRRLSRRRPEIPPDAVVVTAGSGG from the coding sequence ATGGCGCGTGTCACCCGGCCCCCACGGGAGCCGGAGCCGGAGGAGGACGACTTCGTCCCGCCGCAGCCCGAGCCGGCCGTGGTGCACGGTTCGACCAGCAGCCTGGACGACGTGGACGTGCCGCACTCGCTGCGGATCGCCGCGGCCTGGAGCTGGCGGCTCATCGTGGTCGGCCTGGTCGGTTACGCCGGGCTGAAGTTCATCGGCATGGTCGAGCTGGTGGTCGTTCCGCTGACGATCGCGCTGCTGCTCACCGCGCTGCTCGGCCCGGCGGTCGGCTGGCTGCTCAAGCTGCACCTGCCCCGCTCGCTGGCCACCTTCCTGGTGCTGGTCGGCGGGCTGGGCGCGGTGGTCGGGACGCTGACCCTGGTGGTCAACCAGTTCATCGACGGCGTCCCGCAGCTGACCGAGAAGGCCAGCGCCGGCGTCCGGCAGATCCAGGACTGGGCGCGGACCGGCCCGCTGCACCTCTCCGACAAGCAGGTCGACCAGGCCATCGACTCCGCGCAGAACTGGGTGAACGACAACACCTCGTCGCTCACCTCGACCGGCATCTCCACCGCGGCGACCGTGTTCGAGCTGCTCACCGGCCTGCTGCTGGTGCTCTTCGCGACGTTCTTCTTCCTCCGGGACGGCCGCAAGATCTGGCGGTTCATGGTCCGGCTGTTCCCGGTGAACGCGCGCTGGTCGCTCGCCGACGCCGGCGACGCGTCCTGGGCCACGCTGGGGGCATATGTGCGGGCCACCGTGCTGGTGGCCTTCATCGACGCGGTTGGCATCGGGCTGGCGTTGCTCGTGCTGGACGTGCAGTTCGCGTTCCCGCTGGCCGCGCTGGTGTTCCTGGGCGCGTTCATCCCGATCGTCGGTGCGGCGGTCTCCGGCTCGGTGGCGGTGCTGGTCGCCCTGGTCACCCAGGGCTGGGTGGTCGCGCTGATCACGCTGGGCGCGGTCATCCTGGTGCAGCAGCTGGAGGGCCACGTCCTGCAACCGCTGATCATGGGCCGGGCGGTGGCCATCCACCCGCTCGCGGTGATCATCGGGATCGCCTGCGGGGTGGTGCTGGCCGGGATCATCGGGGCGCTCGTGGCGGTGCCCCTGATCGCGGTGCTGAACACGGGCATCCGCAGGTTGTCCCGTCGCCGGCCGGAGATCCCGCCGGACGCGGTGGTGGTCACGGCGGGCAGCGGCGGCTGA
- a CDS encoding sulfurtransferase translates to MSRDNALVSADWAEKNLDTPGIVFVEVDEDTTAYDGGHIPGAIKIDWKQDLQDPVRRDFVNQEQFSALLSERGISNDDTVILYGGNNNWFAAYAYWYFKLYGHESVKLLDGGRKKWELDARVYTKDVPARAKTEYVAKAPNLEIRAFRDEVVQAIGVKNLVDVRSPDEFAGRLLAPAHLPQEQSQRAGHIPTAISVPWSKAANEDGTFKSDEELAKIYGDAGLDGSKDTIAYCRIGERSSHTWFVLKELLGQENVKNYDGSWTEYGSLIGVPIALGDEPGKA, encoded by the coding sequence ATGAGTCGCGACAACGCACTCGTATCGGCCGACTGGGCCGAGAAGAACCTGGACACCCCCGGCATCGTCTTCGTCGAGGTCGACGAGGACACCACCGCGTACGACGGCGGGCACATCCCGGGCGCCATCAAGATCGACTGGAAGCAGGACCTCCAGGACCCGGTCCGGCGTGACTTCGTCAACCAGGAGCAGTTCTCCGCCCTGCTGTCCGAGCGCGGCATCTCCAACGACGACACCGTGATCCTGTACGGCGGCAACAACAACTGGTTCGCGGCGTACGCGTACTGGTACTTCAAGCTGTACGGCCACGAGTCGGTCAAGCTGCTCGACGGCGGCCGCAAGAAGTGGGAGCTGGACGCCCGCGTCTACACCAAGGACGTCCCGGCCCGCGCCAAGACCGAGTACGTCGCGAAGGCGCCGAACCTGGAGATCCGCGCGTTCCGCGACGAGGTCGTCCAGGCCATCGGCGTGAAGAACCTGGTCGACGTGCGCAGCCCCGACGAGTTCGCCGGCCGCCTGCTCGCCCCCGCGCACCTGCCGCAGGAGCAGTCGCAGCGCGCCGGTCACATCCCGACCGCGATCAGCGTGCCGTGGAGCAAGGCCGCCAACGAGGACGGCACGTTCAAGTCCGACGAGGAACTCGCCAAGATCTACGGCGACGCCGGGCTGGACGGCAGCAAGGACACCATCGCGTACTGCCGGATCGGCGAGCGTTCCTCGCACACCTGGTTCGTGCTCAAGGAGCTGCTCGGCCAGGAGAACGTGAAGAACTACGACGGTTCCTGGACCGAGTACGGCTCCCTCATCGGTGTGCCGATCGCCCTCGGCGACGAGCCCGGAAAGGCCTGA
- a CDS encoding GroES family chaperonin — MLHDRVLVRQDGGEGERRSTAGIVIPATASMGRRLSWATAVGVGPNVRSIVVGDRVLFDPDDRSEVELHGKEYVLLRERDVHAVAATRVESDGTGLYL, encoded by the coding sequence ATGCTCCACGACCGAGTTCTCGTCCGCCAGGACGGTGGGGAGGGCGAACGCCGCTCCACCGCGGGCATCGTCATCCCGGCGACCGCCTCGATGGGCCGGCGCCTGTCCTGGGCCACCGCCGTCGGCGTCGGGCCGAACGTGCGGTCGATCGTGGTCGGTGACCGGGTCCTGTTCGACCCGGACGACCGTTCCGAGGTGGAGCTGCACGGCAAGGAGTACGTGCTGCTCCGCGAGCGGGACGTGCACGCGGTCGCGGCCACCCGGGTCGAGTCGGACGGCACCGGCCTCTACTTGTAA
- a CDS encoding DUF4031 domain-containing protein: MILVDEPRWPGRGHLWSHLVSDVSLAELHAFAEMLGAPRRAFDRDHYDIPAHRFRTALWLGATLVSSRELTARLRAAGLRRPKHLTRT; the protein is encoded by the coding sequence TTGATCCTCGTCGACGAGCCGCGCTGGCCAGGCCGTGGCCACCTCTGGTCCCACCTGGTCAGCGACGTCTCCCTGGCGGAACTGCACGCCTTCGCCGAGATGCTCGGCGCCCCGCGGCGCGCCTTCGACCGCGACCACTACGACATCCCGGCCCACCGCTTCCGCACCGCCCTCTGGCTCGGCGCGACCCTGGTCTCCTCCCGCGAGCTGACCGCCCGCCTCCGAGCCGCCGGCCTGCGCCGCCCCAAGCACCTGACCCGAACCTGA